Part of the Desulfosalsimonas propionicica genome is shown below.
TAAAAGAGGAGATTCAAGCCATTTCCGGCCGGATCAACCGTATTTTAAAAGAGGTAAAACAACATTATTGCCTTGCCGAATCCGATGCACAACCCGAGACAACCGATCCGGCAGCCGCTGAAACAACCGTTTGTCACCCCAATCCAACGCCAGACCAGGAGGCATAATGGCACTGACCAAAAATAAAATTGTCGAGCGGGTCAATGACCTGGGCTTTACCAAGAAAAAGTCCGTGGATATTGTGGAATCTTTGCTTGAAATCATTAAACGGAGCCTGGAAAATGATGAAGATGTACTGGTATCAGGCTTCGGAAAATTCTGCATCAAGCAAAAGGAAAGACGCCGGGGCCGCAATCCGGCAACCGGCAAGGATCTTTTGCTCAATCCCCGGAAGGTCGTGACCTTTAAGTGCTCGGGAAAGCTTCGGGAGAGAATTAATAAGGGACGATAGCCCCGCAGTTCAGCCAGCCGTCCATTTTCTCGTCAGCCTCGCTTTTTCCGGCC
Proteins encoded:
- a CDS encoding integration host factor subunit alpha translates to MALTKNKIVERVNDLGFTKKKSVDIVESLLEIIKRSLENDEDVLVSGFGKFCIKQKERRRGRNPATGKDLLLNPRKVVTFKCSGKLRERINKGR